A part of Drosophila ananassae strain 14024-0371.13 chromosome 2R, ASM1763931v2, whole genome shotgun sequence genomic DNA contains:
- the LOC123257070 gene encoding DNA ligase 1-like has product MNPCSTSPQSPTSNSSAAEEYPQPAQEQRMESKPKQNYDELRNLLQSWDLLEMLPYLQEQQMNMSELMIIRRHHLADFLQNFSIGIRIRFEHRLKEWHNWLQSQQVEGQQETKRHLKVTSPAPKKPRIDESSDYQTNHQYQPQSQEYQQPSKVDNEGQREEDQQQDENEEDENEEDDDEEECEEECEEEEEKDDTLKKDDTLKKGDTPKKDDTLKKGDALKKTHMLKKDDMLKKEDTLKKDDALKMDDTLKKTDTLKKADTLKKDDSLKKTDTLKKDEALKMDDALKKDDTLKKTDTLKKNLTLKKDDTLKKTDTLKKDDTLKKDDTLKKDDALKDDTLKKTDTLKVVDTLKKTDMLKKDDTLKPDVTLKGDDMLRRRRMSRPQTMTNLPNIVDTISVDYDKK; this is encoded by the exons atgaatccgtGTTCTACATCGCCGCAGTCACCTACAAGTAATTCCAGTGCAGCCGAAGAGTATCCCCAGCCCGCCCAGGAGCAAAGAATGGAGTCCAAGCCCAAGCAGAACTATGACGAGTTGCGCAACCTCCTCCAGTCCTGGGATCTTCTGGAAATGCTTCCCTACTTGCAGGAACAGCAGATGAATATGAGCGAGCTGATGATAATACGGCGCCACCACCTCGCGGATTTCTTGCAGAATTTTAGCATTGGAATTCGCATTCGTTTCGAGCACCGCCTGAAGGAGTGGCACAACTGGCTACAAAGTCAGCAAGTCGAGGGACAGCAAGAGACAAAGCGTCACTTGAAGGTCACAAGTCCAGCCCCCAAGAAACCAAGGATCGACGAAAGCAGCGACTACCAGACCAACCATCAGTACCAACCGCAGTCCCAGGAGTACCAACAGCCATCCAAGGTGGATAATGAGGGACAGAGAGAGGAGGATCAACAGCAGGACGAGAATGAGGAGGACGAGAATGAGGAGGACGATGATGAGGAGGAGTGTGAGGAGGAGtgtgaggaggaggaggaa AAGGACGATACGCTGAAGAAGGACGATACGCTGAAGAAGGGCGATACGCCGAAGAAGGACGATACGCTGAAGAAGGGCGATGCGCTGAAAAAGACCCATATGCTGAAAAAGGACGATATGCTGAAGAAGGAAGATACTCTGAAGAAGGACGATGCGCTGAAGATGGACGATACGCTAAAGAAGACCGATACGCTGAAGAAGGCCGATACGCTGAAAAAGGACGATTCGCTGAAGAAGACCGATACGCTGAAAAAGGACGAAGCGCTGAAGATGGACGATGCGCTGAAGAAGGACGATACGCTAAAAAAGACCGATACGCTAAAGAAGAACCTTACGCTAAAAAAGGACGATACCCTGAAGAAGACCGATACGCTGAAAAAGGACGATACGCTGAAAAAGGACGATACGCTGAAGAAGGACGATGCGCTGAAGGACGATACGCTGAAGAAGACCGATACGCTAAAGGTGGTCGATACGCTAAAGAAGACCGATATGCTGAAAAAGGACGATACGCTGAAGCCGGACGTTACGCTGAAGGGGGACGATATgttgaggaggaggaggatgagtAGACCCCAAACGATGACGAACCTGCCCAATATTGTTGATACGATTTCTGTTGATTacgataaaaaataa